AGCTCGGCGAAGGCCGGTTCCGCGGCTATTCCGCAGGCAGCTTCCCCAAGGGCGCGGTCAACCCCGACGCGCTGAGGCTGCTGGAGCGCATCGGTTACCCGACCGAAGGCCTTCACTCGAAGAGCTGGGAAGAGTTCTCCGTGCCGGACGCGCCGGTGATGGATTTCGTGTTCACCGTTTGCGACGATGCGGCGGGCGAGACGTGTCCGGTCTGGCCCGGCCATCCGATGACCGCCCATTGGGGCATCGAAGATCCGAGCCATGTCGAGGGCAACGACATCGAGCGCGAGCGCGCCTTCGTGACAGCGCTGCGCTATCTCGAGAACCGCATCAAGCTGTTCATGGCGCTGCCGTTCGACCAGCTCGACGTGAGAACACCGGGAATAAAAGGGGCCACGGATCGGCCAGTCTCACCGGATTAAAAAGGGGCCAGTCCTGCTAGACCTCCGTTTTTGGGCGGAGGTGGAGGATGAAGAGAGTGGAGCTTTATCAGAAGGTCCGCCGCGCCGTGCTGATTGACGGGATGAGCCGTCGCGCTGCCGCCCGGTATTTTGGGATCAATCGCAAGACCGTCGACAAGATGCTGTGCTTTCCAGAGCCAGCAGCGCACGGCCGGAGCGGGCAAACCTACAGCCGCAAGCTGTCCGGATTTACCGACATCATTGACCAAATCCTGGTGGATGACCGCAAGGTTCACATCAAACAGCGACACACTGCCGCGCGTATTTTCGAGCGTCTGCGCGATGAACATGGCTTCACCGGCGGCATCACCATTGTTCGCGACTATGTGGCGGGCGCCAAGTTGCGCAGCCGCGAGGTGTTCATACCATTGAGCCACAAGCCGGGGCATGCGCAGGTGGATTTTGGTGAGGCGGACGGGATCATCGACGGCAAGTTGGTGCGGTTCCACTATTTCTGCATGGACCTGCCGCACAGCGATGCGCCGTTCGTTAAAGCCTATCCTGCCGAGGTGGCTGAGGCATTTTGCGAAGGGCACGTGGCGGCCTTTGCCTTCTTCGGCGGCATCCCGCAGTCGATCCTGTATGACAACACCAAGCTGGCAGTGGCGCAGATCCTGGGCGACGGGAAGCGCGAGCGCAGCCGGATGTTCTCGACCCTCCAGAGCCATTACCTGTTCGAAGACAAATTCGGGCGCCCCGGCAAGGGTAACGACAAGGGCAAGGTCGAGGGGCTGGTCGGTTATTCCCGGCGCCACTTCATGGTGCCGAGGCCAGAGGCGCCCAGCTTTGATGCGCTGAACGCGCGCTTTGTCGAACAATGCATGGAGCGACGACAGGCCATCTTGCGCGGGCATGAGCGCAGCATCGGTGACAGGCTGGTGGCTGATCTGGCGGCCTTTATGCCGCTACCGGCGGTGCCGTTCGATCCCTGCCATATGGTGACGGGGCGGGCCTCGTCGATGTCGCTGGTGCGCTATCGTACCAATGATTATTCGGTGCCGACGGCCTATGCCCACCAGGAGGTCGTAATCAAAGGCTATGTCGATCGGGTTGCGATCATCTGTGGCGGGGAGCTGATCGCAGTGCATCCGCGCAGCTATGAGCGGGAGGACTTCATTGCCAACCCGCTG
The sequence above is drawn from the Rhizorhabdus dicambivorans genome and encodes:
- a CDS encoding arsenate reductase ArsC: MTDRVFNVLFLCTGNSARSILAESALNKLGEGRFRGYSAGSFPKGAVNPDALRLLERIGYPTEGLHSKSWEEFSVPDAPVMDFVFTVCDDAAGETCPVWPGHPMTAHWGIEDPSHVEGNDIERERAFVTALRYLENRIKLFMALPFDQLDVRTPGIKGATDRPVSPD
- the istA gene encoding IS21 family transposase, whose protein sequence is MKRVELYQKVRRAVLIDGMSRRAAARYFGINRKTVDKMLCFPEPAAHGRSGQTYSRKLSGFTDIIDQILVDDRKVHIKQRHTAARIFERLRDEHGFTGGITIVRDYVAGAKLRSREVFIPLSHKPGHAQVDFGEADGIIDGKLVRFHYFCMDLPHSDAPFVKAYPAEVAEAFCEGHVAAFAFFGGIPQSILYDNTKLAVAQILGDGKRERSRMFSTLQSHYLFEDKFGRPGKGNDKGKVEGLVGYSRRHFMVPRPEAPSFDALNARFVEQCMERRQAILRGHERSIGDRLVADLAAFMPLPAVPFDPCHMVTGRASSMSLVRYRTNDYSVPTAYAHQEVVIKGYVDRVAIICGGELIAVHPRSYEREDFIANPLHYLALLEQKPRALDQAAPLDGWVLAEPMHRIRRLMEARSGKEGRREFIQVLRLCERFEQSLVEWAVARALEMGAISFDAIKMIALARLEQRVPRLDLQFYPHLPRANVGRTDPRTYMGLLSQAGTPATGVAA